The sequence below is a genomic window from Cedecea neteri.
TGCCCTGCCCTGACGCCGAATCATAAAGCCGCTGTGGGATCTCCGCCGGGATCACCCGGTCTTCAGCCGCGGCGATGATCAGGACATTACCGCCAAACTCAGCCACGGCCTGCCAGGCGTCACTCTCAGCCCAGCTTCGCGGCTGGCGGATGATGGCGGAAAATTCAGGCCCGAAGTTTACCCGGTAAGCCGAAGGATGATACACGCCCGGCACCATCAGGATAAGGGAACGCAGAGACACGGATTGGCTCAGTTGCAAAGCGTTGTACGCCCCCATGCTGACGCCCATGCAGCCGGTCAGCTGAGCACCTAAATGCTCGGCAACCGCCAGCGCCTGGTCGGTGCGGCTGATTAAAGAAGAGTGTGAGAGATCGCCGCCAGTTTCCCCGTGGCCGATGCAATCAAAAGCCGTGCTGCCAAAACCGAGCTCCGCCATTAAGTGTCGGTAGCGAAGGCTCGCCTCGCGGTCTTTTGAACCTCCGTGGATCATCAGGACGTGGCCTTTACTGGCAAAAATACTGTCAGCCTTGAGCCTGCGGCCCTGAAAAGCGACATCAAATGCGTGTCGGGAAGAAGTGTTCATGGTTGCCTGATGGAATGCCAGTGAAGGATTTAGCATGGCATTCTTTTAGGGGAACAGACAGGATAATGTTCACAACGCCAAATCGCAGGCAATAAAAAACCACCCGAAGGTGGTTTACACGACACTGCTTATCATTGATTTTATTCTTTTTATTCCCATGGTACCCGGAGCGGGACTTGAACCCGCACAGCCATAAGCCGAGGGATTTTAAATCCCTTGTGTCTACCGATTTCACCATCCGGGCTCGGGAAGAAATTGGAGGCGCGTTCCGGAGTCGAACCGGACTAGACGGATTTGCAATCCGCTACATAACCGCTTTGCTAACGCGCCAAAATCTTTTGCCTTTTCAGGCAGGCAACAGAAATTCTATTACCTGAATTTGGAGCGGGAAACGAGACTCGAACTCGCGACCCCGACCTTGGCAAGGTCGTGCTCTACCAACTGAGCTATTCCCGCTTTTTGTACAAGTGATTGTTGGTGGCTATTAAGCTAATCACTTGATTTTATTATCTTCCGGCAAACGTTGCTGCCTTTCGATGCGTTGCATTCTACTTACCTGACGCAATGAGTCAATGAAATTTTCTAACACCACGAATCGTTTGCTGAATTTTGCGCCGGATAGATCACGGTTCGAGCAAATCACCGCGTGCAGCGGCCAAATATTGGAACATTGACCAGAACGTTAGTACCGCCGCGACGAAGAAAAGCGCGATACCGGTGTACTCGATCCACATGTTTGGTCGCCACAGCATGCCAATCAGCGCCAACATTTGCGCCATTGTTTTGGTTTTACCGATCCAGGAAACCGCCACGCGGCTGCGCTTACCAATTTCCGCCATCCATTCACGCAGCGCGGAAATAATAATCTCGCGGGCGATCATCGTGGCCGCAGGCAACGTCACCCACCAGGCATGATAGTGTTCCGCCACCAGCACCAGCGCCACAACCACCATGACTTTATCGGCAACGGGATCGAGAAACGCACCGAAGCGGGTGCTTTGGTTCCAGCGACGCGCGAGAAAACCGTCAAACCAGTCGGTTATGGCTGCCAGCCAAAAAATGAAAGCGCAAAGGAACGGGGCCCAGTTGAATGGCAGATAAAACGCCAGCACAAAGAACGGGATAAGGATGACACGAAACAGCGTGAGCAGTGTTGGGATATTGAATCGCATAGTGCCAGTTAACTATCTGTCATAAGTGGAAATTGTCTCTATGTTGCTACAGAGCCCTTAATGTTTCAACGAGTAGTAGATCTTTTCTGCCAATGCCTGCGAGATGCCCGGCACTTTTGCGATCTCCTCGATGGAGGCATTGATTAACGGTTGCAATCCGCCCATATACTTCAGCAGCATCTGGCGGCGTTTTGGCCCGATGCCTTCAATTGTCTCCAGCGAACTGGTGCTTTTCACCTTCGCCCGTTTTTTACGGTGGCCGGAGATCGCATGATCGTGTGAATCATCGC
It includes:
- a CDS encoding alpha/beta hydrolase → MLNPSLAFHQATMNTSSRHAFDVAFQGRRLKADSIFASKGHVLMIHGGSKDREASLRYRHLMAELGFGSTAFDCIGHGETGGDLSHSSLISRTDQALAVAEHLGAQLTGCMGVSMGAYNALQLSQSVSLRSLILMVPGVYHPSAYRVNFGPEFSAIIRQPRSWAESDAWQAVAEFGGNVLIIAAAEDRVIPAEIPQRLYDSASGQGKHALLTVPGADHNSVWQALQHDPSLYDKTCQLLVECLTKAE
- the pgsA gene encoding CDP-diacylglycerol--glycerol-3-phosphate 3-phosphatidyltransferase translates to MRFNIPTLLTLFRVILIPFFVLAFYLPFNWAPFLCAFIFWLAAITDWFDGFLARRWNQSTRFGAFLDPVADKVMVVVALVLVAEHYHAWWVTLPAATMIAREIIISALREWMAEIGKRSRVAVSWIGKTKTMAQMLALIGMLWRPNMWIEYTGIALFFVAAVLTFWSMFQYLAAARGDLLEP